One region of Sardina pilchardus chromosome 18, fSarPil1.1, whole genome shotgun sequence genomic DNA includes:
- the dnajc12 gene encoding dnaJ homolog subfamily C member 12: MESILNCKSEDLEDYYGLLGCDELSSREQIQNEFKIRALACHPDKHPENPKAVEEFQRLQEAKEVLTNEESRKNYDLWLRSQLTVPFRDWRALSQSVKTSMHWAVRAKKEPMLEDSQESSAAPVPEEKASFSKQQPTEERSSEAPLSSSDYCHQRFRWSADAPSDILQKFRNYEI, from the exons ATGGAGTCGATTTTGAATTGCAAATCGGAAGATTTGGAAGATTATTACGGACTACTTGGGTGCGATGAGCTGTCATCG AGAGAACAGATACAGAATGAATTTAAAATAAGAGCTTTGGCTTGCCATCCTGACAAGCATCCAGAAAACCCCAAAGCAG TGGAGGAATTTCAAAGGTTACAGGAAGCTAAAGAGGTTTTGACCAATGAAGAGAGCAGAAAGAATTATGATCTTTGGTTGAGGAGCCAGTTAACGGTGCCTTTCCGAGACTGGCGAGCCCTCAGCCAGTCTGTGAAAACT TCAATGCACTGGGCTGTAAGAGCAAAGAAGGAGCCTATGTTGGAGGACTCCCAGGAGTCATCGGCAGCACCAGTGCCTGAGGAGAAGGCCTCCTTCTCCAAACAGCAGCCGACTGAGGAGCGGTCCTCAGAGGCGCCTCTGTCCTCCA GTGACTACTGCCATCAAAGATTCCGCTGGTCAGCTGATGCTCCATCAGATATCTTACAGAAATTCAGGAATTATGAAATATAG
- the LOC134063450 gene encoding cytochrome c oxidase subunit 5B, mitochondrial, with the protein MASRILLRTCKTIQLARINVPMRLPQRAMTAGKGIPTDDEQAAGLERRILQSLKKGKDPYSILKPKHYAGTKEDPHIVPSTGTKRMVGCLCEEDNTQIVWFWVHEGKPQRCPSCGSHYKLIHHDLPH; encoded by the exons ATGGCTAGTAGAATTCTCCTCCGAACTTGCAAAACTATCCAATTAGCCAGAATTAATGTTCCGATGAGATTGCCACAAAGGGCAATGACCGCAGGAAAAG GTATACCTACAGATGATGAACAGGCGGCCGGTTTGGAGAGGCGCATTCTGCAGTCGCTGAAGAAGGGAAAG GATCCTTACAGCATCCTCAAACCAAAACACTATGCTGGCACAAAAGAGGACCCACACATTGTTCCCAGCACTGGAACCAAGCGTATGGTCGGCTGTCTTT GTGAGGAGGACAACACACAGATCGTGTGGTTCTGGGTTCACGAAGGGAAACCTCAACGTTGCCCCTCCTGTGGCTCCCACTATAAGCTGATCCACCATGACCTGCCTCATTAG
- the herc4 gene encoding probable E3 ubiquitin-protein ligase HERC4 isoform X1, translating into MLCWGNASYGQLGLGGIEEEIVVEPRSCDFFAGKRLCGVGCGRRHTSFLLDDGTVYTCGCNDLGQLGHEKPRKKPEQVVALDAQIIVLISCGEAHTLALNDKGQVFAWGLASDGQLGFVNSEECVRVPRNIKSLSDVCITQVACGYRHSLALAKGGQVFSWGQNKYGQLGLGTVGASVSSPQVIQSLLGIPFSQVAAGGAHSFALTFSGGVFGWGRNKFGQLGLNDSNDRHFPVLLKTLRSQRVVYICCGEDHTAALTKEGGVFTFGAGGYGQLGHNSTNHEINPRKVFELMGNIVTQIACGRQHTLAFISTSGKINSFGLGGNGQLGTRSTCNRKSPALVKGPWRALNNPEPDDMPSDSEQGYYVRRIFAGGDQSFAHFSTDQVRPWWRAHDNQNDLAPVDFRVPDPRGHIHTLSADLIQKWLSHAHGRLPPEISNEIDVVFSSASCLNGSFLSTSHPDHYNTSSKCSGVDMNTARILLHRVVQPDYPQISQLACASLEKTLLPRLTSSPPDIEALRLYLTLPECSLLHNPSNYASLTIPLASATVGLKEAAHTVLCNWWSRLEPSMFQRRVELYKEVVLYLLRMQKVGVPPSELKMLTCFLHHSLKLLGLLHAVNEAAGQIIQYDKFYIHELDELIDIRNDYINWIQQQVYSSHGDSFPVTMCKYPFVFDAQAKTTLLQTDAVIQMQIAVDQAQRQNFSSLFLPVVESVNPCLILIVRRENIVGDTMEVLRKSKNVDYKKPLKVIFVGEEAVDAGGVRKEFFLLIMRELLDPRYGMFRYHEESRLIWFANKTFEDIDLFHLIGAICGLAIYNLTIVELNFPLVLYKKLLQRSPTLDDLKEMMPDVGRSLQQLLDYTEDDIEDTFCLNFTVTEDNYGATEVLELIPNGADINVNKSNRQEFVNAYVDYIFNKSVAPLFEAFAAGFHKVCGGKVLLLFQPSELQAMVIGNTNYDWKELEKNTEYKGEYWADHPTIKAFWEVFHDLPLEKKKQFLLFLTGSDRIPILGMRSLKLVIQPTGGGEQYLPVAHTCFNLLDLPKYNSAAMLRNKLLEAIEHNQGFNLA; encoded by the exons ATGCTGTGCTGGGGGAACGCCTCCTATGGCCAGCTGGGTCTGGGCGGCATTGAGGAAGAGATAGTGGTTGAGCCACGCAGCTGTGACTTCTTTGCGGGGAAACGGTTGTGCGGCGTGGGCTGTGGCCGCCGACACACGTCGTTCCTGCTGGACGACGGCACGGTGTACACCTGTGGCTGCAATGACCTCGGCCAGCTGGGCCACGAGAAGCCCCGCAAGAAACCAG AACAGGTCGTGGCCCTAGATGCCCAGATCATTGTGCTCATATCATGCGGGGAAGCCCACACTCTCGCACTCAACGACAAGGGACAAGTCTTTGCCTGGGGACTGGCATCTGATGGCCAACTGGGCTTTGTCAACTCTGAAGAATGTGTCCGGGTGCCAAG AAACATCAAGAGTTTATCAGATGTCTGCATCACGCAAGTGGCATGTGGATACCGtcattctctcgctcttgcCAAAG GAGGCCAGGTCTTCTCCTGGGGCCAGAACAAGTATGGGCAGCTGGGCCTGGGAACGGTGGGGGCATCCGTCTCGTCCCCCCAGGTCATCCAGTCCCTGCTGGGGATCCCCTTCTCCCAGGTCGCCGCCGGAGGGGCGCATAGTTTCGCCCTCACCTTCTCCGGGGGCGTATTCGGATGGGGCCGCAACAAGTTCGGGCAACTCGGACTGAATGACAGCAACG ACCGGCATTTTCCAGTTCTCCTAAAGACTCTGCGGTCCCAGAGAGTTGTGTACATCTGCTGTGGAGAGGACCACACTGCCGCACTTACAAAG GAGGGAGGAGTGTTCACGTTTGGAGCAGGAGGGTATGGGCAGCTAGGCCACAACAGCACTAACCACGAGATCAATCCCCGCAAGGTGTTCGAGCTCATGGGAAACATAGTCACGCAAATCGCCTGTGGCAG GCAGCACACACTGGCCTTCATCTCCACCTCAGGGAAGATCAACTCCTTCGGGCTGGGCGGCAATGGGCAGCTGGGCACACGTTCCACCTGCAACAGGAAGAGCCCTGCACTGGTCAAGGGCCCCTGGAGGGCCCTCAACAACCCGGAGCCGGACGACATGCCCTCCG ACTCCGAGCAGGGATACTACGTGAGGCGAATCTTTGCCGGAGGGGACCAGAGCTTTGCCCACTTTAGTACAGACCAGGTGCGTCCCTGGTGGAGAGCgcatgacaatcag AATGACCTTGCCCCTGTCGATTTCCGAGTGCCTGATCCTCGAGGTCACATCCACACGCTGAGTGCTGACCTCATTCAGAAATGGCTGAGTCACGCTCATGGACGACTGCCGCCCGAAATCTCAAA TGAGATTGATGTTGTGTTCTCCTCAGCGAGTTGCCTCAATGGGAGCTTCTTGTCAACAAG TCACCCAGACCACTACAACACCAGCAGCAAGTGCTCAGGGGTGGATATGAACACCGCTCGCATACTTTTGCACAGAGTGGTCCAACCAGACTATCCACAGATCTCACAGTTG GCGTGTGCGAGTCTGGAGAAGACCCTGCTCCCCAGACTCACGTCCTCTCCCCCAGACATCGAGGCCCTGCGTCTGTACCTCACGCTGCCCGAGTGCTCCCTGCTCCACAACCCCAGCAACTACGCCTCGCTCACCATTCCCCTGGCCAGTGCCACCGTCGGCCTGAAGGAGGCCGCACACACGGTTCTCT GTAACTGGTGGTCGCGGCTGGAGCCTTCCATGTTCCAGCGCAGGGTGGAGCTCTACAAGGAGGTGGTGCTGTACCTGTTGCGCATGCAGAAGGTGGGGGTGCCGCCGTCTGAGCTGAAGATGCTCACCTGCTTCCTGCACCATTCGCTCAAGCTCCTGGGCCTTCTGCACGCC GTCAACGAGGCAGCTGGACAAATCATCCAGTACGACAAGTTCTACATCCACGAACTGGACGAGCTGATCGACATCCGAAACGACTACATCAACTGGATCCAGCAACAGGTCTACTCCTCT CATGGAGACAGCTTCCCTGTGACGATGTGCAAATACCCATTTGTGTTTGACGCTCAGGCAAAGACCACGCTCTTGCAGACCGACGCTGTCATCCAAATGCAG atagccGTAGACCAGGCTCAGCGGCAGAACTTCAGCTCGCTCTTCCTCCCCGTGGTGGAGTCGGTGAACCCCTGCCTCATCCTCATCGTGCGGCGCGAGAACATCGTGGGCGACACCATGGAGGTGCTGCGCAAGTCCAAAAACGTGGACTACAAAAAGCCCCTCAAG gtTATCTTTGTAGGGGAGGAGGCGGTGGACGCTGGAGGTGTGAGGAAGGAGTTCTTCCTTCTCATCATGAGAGAGCTGCTTGACCCCAGGTACGGAATGTTCCGCTACCACGAGGAATCCCGCCTCATCTGGTTTGCCAACAAG ACGTTTGAGGACATCGACCTGTTCCACCTGATCGGGGCCATCTGTGGCCTGGCCATTTATAACCTGACCATCGTGGAGCTCAACTTCCCCCTGGTGCTCTATAAGAAGCTCCTCCAGAGGTCCCCCACCCTGGACGACCTGAAGGAGATGATGCCCGACGTGGGGAG gagtctgcagcagctgctggatTACACAGAGGACGACATCGAAGACACCTTCTGTCTCAACTTCACA GTCACAGAGGACAACTATGGAGCGACGGAAGTCTTGGAGTTAATCCCTAACGGGGCCGACATAAATGTGAACAAGTCCAACAG GCAGGAGTTTGTGAACGCGTATGTGGATTACATCTTCAACAAGTCTGTGGCGCCACTGTTTGAAGCCTTCGCTGCTGGATTCCACAAGGTGTGCGGTGGCAAAGTGCTGCTTCTCTTCCAGCCCAGCGAGCTGCAGGCCATGGTCATTGGGAACACTAACTACGACTGGAAAGAGCTGGAGAAG AACACAGAGTATAAAGGGGAGTACTGGGCCGATCATCCCACCATCAAGGCCTTCTGGGAAGTTTTTCACGATCTGCCTTTGGAGAAGAAGAAGCAATTTCTCT tgttccTCACAGGAAGTGACCGCATCCCCATCCTGGGCATGAGGAGCCTGAAGCTGGTGATCCAGCCCACGGGTGGGGGCGAGCAGTACCTGCCGGTGGCCCACACCTGCTTCAACCTGCTGGACCTGCCCAAGTACAACAGCGCCGCCATGCTGCGCAACAAACTGCTGGAGGCCATCGAGCACAACCAGGGCTTCAACCTGGCCTGA
- the herc4 gene encoding probable E3 ubiquitin-protein ligase HERC4 isoform X3, whose product MLCWGNASYGQLGLGGIEEEIVVEPRSCDFFAGKRLCGVGCGRRHTSFLLDDGTVYTCGCNDLGQLGHEKPRKKPEQVVALDAQIIVLISCGEAHTLALNDKGQVFAWGLASDGQLGFVNSEECVRVPRNIKSLSDVCITQVACGYRHSLALAKGGQVFSWGQNKYGQLGLGTVGASVSSPQVIQSLLGIPFSQVAAGGAHSFALTFSGGVFGWGRNKFGQLGLNDSNDRHFPVLLKTLRSQRVVYICCGEDHTAALTKEGGVFTFGAGGYGQLGHNSTNHEINPRKVFELMGNIVTQIACGRQHTLAFISTSGKINSFGLGGNGQLGTRSTCNRKSPALVKGPWRALNNPEPDDMPSDSEQGYYVRRIFAGGDQSFAHFSTDQNDLAPVDFRVPDPRGHIHTLSADLIQKWLSHAHGRLPPEISNEIDVVFSSASCLNGSFLSTSHPDHYNTSSKCSGVDMNTARILLHRVVQPDYPQISQLACASLEKTLLPRLTSSPPDIEALRLYLTLPECSLLHNPSNYASLTIPLASATVGLKEAAHTVLCNWWSRLEPSMFQRRVELYKEVVLYLLRMQKVGVPPSELKMLTCFLHHSLKLLGLLHAVNEAAGQIIQYDKFYIHELDELIDIRNDYINWIQQQVYSSHGDSFPVTMCKYPFVFDAQAKTTLLQTDAVIQMQIAVDQAQRQNFSSLFLPVVESVNPCLILIVRRENIVGDTMEVLRKSKNVDYKKPLKVIFVGEEAVDAGGVRKEFFLLIMRELLDPRYGMFRYHEESRLIWFANKTFEDIDLFHLIGAICGLAIYNLTIVELNFPLVLYKKLLQRSPTLDDLKEMMPDVGRSLQQLLDYTEDDIEDTFCLNFTVTEDNYGATEVLELIPNGADINVNKSNRQEFVNAYVDYIFNKSVAPLFEAFAAGFHKVCGGKVLLLFQPSELQAMVIGNTNYDWKELEKNTEYKGEYWADHPTIKAFWEVFHDLPLEKKKQFLLFLTGSDRIPILGMRSLKLVIQPTGGGEQYLPVAHTCFNLLDLPKYNSAAMLRNKLLEAIEHNQGFNLA is encoded by the exons ATGCTGTGCTGGGGGAACGCCTCCTATGGCCAGCTGGGTCTGGGCGGCATTGAGGAAGAGATAGTGGTTGAGCCACGCAGCTGTGACTTCTTTGCGGGGAAACGGTTGTGCGGCGTGGGCTGTGGCCGCCGACACACGTCGTTCCTGCTGGACGACGGCACGGTGTACACCTGTGGCTGCAATGACCTCGGCCAGCTGGGCCACGAGAAGCCCCGCAAGAAACCAG AACAGGTCGTGGCCCTAGATGCCCAGATCATTGTGCTCATATCATGCGGGGAAGCCCACACTCTCGCACTCAACGACAAGGGACAAGTCTTTGCCTGGGGACTGGCATCTGATGGCCAACTGGGCTTTGTCAACTCTGAAGAATGTGTCCGGGTGCCAAG AAACATCAAGAGTTTATCAGATGTCTGCATCACGCAAGTGGCATGTGGATACCGtcattctctcgctcttgcCAAAG GAGGCCAGGTCTTCTCCTGGGGCCAGAACAAGTATGGGCAGCTGGGCCTGGGAACGGTGGGGGCATCCGTCTCGTCCCCCCAGGTCATCCAGTCCCTGCTGGGGATCCCCTTCTCCCAGGTCGCCGCCGGAGGGGCGCATAGTTTCGCCCTCACCTTCTCCGGGGGCGTATTCGGATGGGGCCGCAACAAGTTCGGGCAACTCGGACTGAATGACAGCAACG ACCGGCATTTTCCAGTTCTCCTAAAGACTCTGCGGTCCCAGAGAGTTGTGTACATCTGCTGTGGAGAGGACCACACTGCCGCACTTACAAAG GAGGGAGGAGTGTTCACGTTTGGAGCAGGAGGGTATGGGCAGCTAGGCCACAACAGCACTAACCACGAGATCAATCCCCGCAAGGTGTTCGAGCTCATGGGAAACATAGTCACGCAAATCGCCTGTGGCAG GCAGCACACACTGGCCTTCATCTCCACCTCAGGGAAGATCAACTCCTTCGGGCTGGGCGGCAATGGGCAGCTGGGCACACGTTCCACCTGCAACAGGAAGAGCCCTGCACTGGTCAAGGGCCCCTGGAGGGCCCTCAACAACCCGGAGCCGGACGACATGCCCTCCG ACTCCGAGCAGGGATACTACGTGAGGCGAATCTTTGCCGGAGGGGACCAGAGCTTTGCCCACTTTAGTACAGACCAG AATGACCTTGCCCCTGTCGATTTCCGAGTGCCTGATCCTCGAGGTCACATCCACACGCTGAGTGCTGACCTCATTCAGAAATGGCTGAGTCACGCTCATGGACGACTGCCGCCCGAAATCTCAAA TGAGATTGATGTTGTGTTCTCCTCAGCGAGTTGCCTCAATGGGAGCTTCTTGTCAACAAG TCACCCAGACCACTACAACACCAGCAGCAAGTGCTCAGGGGTGGATATGAACACCGCTCGCATACTTTTGCACAGAGTGGTCCAACCAGACTATCCACAGATCTCACAGTTG GCGTGTGCGAGTCTGGAGAAGACCCTGCTCCCCAGACTCACGTCCTCTCCCCCAGACATCGAGGCCCTGCGTCTGTACCTCACGCTGCCCGAGTGCTCCCTGCTCCACAACCCCAGCAACTACGCCTCGCTCACCATTCCCCTGGCCAGTGCCACCGTCGGCCTGAAGGAGGCCGCACACACGGTTCTCT GTAACTGGTGGTCGCGGCTGGAGCCTTCCATGTTCCAGCGCAGGGTGGAGCTCTACAAGGAGGTGGTGCTGTACCTGTTGCGCATGCAGAAGGTGGGGGTGCCGCCGTCTGAGCTGAAGATGCTCACCTGCTTCCTGCACCATTCGCTCAAGCTCCTGGGCCTTCTGCACGCC GTCAACGAGGCAGCTGGACAAATCATCCAGTACGACAAGTTCTACATCCACGAACTGGACGAGCTGATCGACATCCGAAACGACTACATCAACTGGATCCAGCAACAGGTCTACTCCTCT CATGGAGACAGCTTCCCTGTGACGATGTGCAAATACCCATTTGTGTTTGACGCTCAGGCAAAGACCACGCTCTTGCAGACCGACGCTGTCATCCAAATGCAG atagccGTAGACCAGGCTCAGCGGCAGAACTTCAGCTCGCTCTTCCTCCCCGTGGTGGAGTCGGTGAACCCCTGCCTCATCCTCATCGTGCGGCGCGAGAACATCGTGGGCGACACCATGGAGGTGCTGCGCAAGTCCAAAAACGTGGACTACAAAAAGCCCCTCAAG gtTATCTTTGTAGGGGAGGAGGCGGTGGACGCTGGAGGTGTGAGGAAGGAGTTCTTCCTTCTCATCATGAGAGAGCTGCTTGACCCCAGGTACGGAATGTTCCGCTACCACGAGGAATCCCGCCTCATCTGGTTTGCCAACAAG ACGTTTGAGGACATCGACCTGTTCCACCTGATCGGGGCCATCTGTGGCCTGGCCATTTATAACCTGACCATCGTGGAGCTCAACTTCCCCCTGGTGCTCTATAAGAAGCTCCTCCAGAGGTCCCCCACCCTGGACGACCTGAAGGAGATGATGCCCGACGTGGGGAG gagtctgcagcagctgctggatTACACAGAGGACGACATCGAAGACACCTTCTGTCTCAACTTCACA GTCACAGAGGACAACTATGGAGCGACGGAAGTCTTGGAGTTAATCCCTAACGGGGCCGACATAAATGTGAACAAGTCCAACAG GCAGGAGTTTGTGAACGCGTATGTGGATTACATCTTCAACAAGTCTGTGGCGCCACTGTTTGAAGCCTTCGCTGCTGGATTCCACAAGGTGTGCGGTGGCAAAGTGCTGCTTCTCTTCCAGCCCAGCGAGCTGCAGGCCATGGTCATTGGGAACACTAACTACGACTGGAAAGAGCTGGAGAAG AACACAGAGTATAAAGGGGAGTACTGGGCCGATCATCCCACCATCAAGGCCTTCTGGGAAGTTTTTCACGATCTGCCTTTGGAGAAGAAGAAGCAATTTCTCT tgttccTCACAGGAAGTGACCGCATCCCCATCCTGGGCATGAGGAGCCTGAAGCTGGTGATCCAGCCCACGGGTGGGGGCGAGCAGTACCTGCCGGTGGCCCACACCTGCTTCAACCTGCTGGACCTGCCCAAGTACAACAGCGCCGCCATGCTGCGCAACAAACTGCTGGAGGCCATCGAGCACAACCAGGGCTTCAACCTGGCCTGA
- the herc4 gene encoding probable E3 ubiquitin-protein ligase HERC4 isoform X2 — protein MLCWGNASYGQLGLGGIEEEIVVEPRSCDFFAGKRLCGVGCGRRHTSFLLDDGTVYTCGCNDLGQLGHEKPRKKPEQVVALDAQIIVLISCGEAHTLALNDKGQVFAWGLASDGQLGFVNSEECVRVPRNIKSLSDVCITQVACGYRHSLALAKGGQVFSWGQNKYGQLGLGTVGASVSSPQVIQSLLGIPFSQVAAGGAHSFALTFSGGVFGWGRNKFGQLGLNDSNDRHFPVLLKTLRSQRVVYICCGEDHTAALTKEGGVFTFGAGGYGQLGHNSTNHEINPRKVFELMGNIVTQIACGRQHTLAFISTSGKINSFGLGGNGQLGTRSTCNRKSPALVKGPWRALNNPEPDDMPSDSEQGYYVRRIFAGGDQSFAHFSTDQVRPWWRAHDNQNDLAPVDFRVPDPRGHIHTLSADLIQKWLSHAHGRLPPEISNEIDVVFSSASCLNGSFLSTSHPDHYNTSSKCSGVDMNTARILLHRVVQPDYPQISQLACASLEKTLLPRLTSSPPDIEALRLYLTLPECSLLHNPSNYASLTIPLASATVGLKEAAHTVLCNWWSRLEPSMFQRRVELYKEVVLYLLRMQKVGVPPSELKMLTCFLHHSLKLLGLLHAVNEAAGQIIQYDKFYIHELDELIDIRNDYINWIQQQHGDSFPVTMCKYPFVFDAQAKTTLLQTDAVIQMQIAVDQAQRQNFSSLFLPVVESVNPCLILIVRRENIVGDTMEVLRKSKNVDYKKPLKVIFVGEEAVDAGGVRKEFFLLIMRELLDPRYGMFRYHEESRLIWFANKTFEDIDLFHLIGAICGLAIYNLTIVELNFPLVLYKKLLQRSPTLDDLKEMMPDVGRSLQQLLDYTEDDIEDTFCLNFTVTEDNYGATEVLELIPNGADINVNKSNRQEFVNAYVDYIFNKSVAPLFEAFAAGFHKVCGGKVLLLFQPSELQAMVIGNTNYDWKELEKNTEYKGEYWADHPTIKAFWEVFHDLPLEKKKQFLLFLTGSDRIPILGMRSLKLVIQPTGGGEQYLPVAHTCFNLLDLPKYNSAAMLRNKLLEAIEHNQGFNLA, from the exons ATGCTGTGCTGGGGGAACGCCTCCTATGGCCAGCTGGGTCTGGGCGGCATTGAGGAAGAGATAGTGGTTGAGCCACGCAGCTGTGACTTCTTTGCGGGGAAACGGTTGTGCGGCGTGGGCTGTGGCCGCCGACACACGTCGTTCCTGCTGGACGACGGCACGGTGTACACCTGTGGCTGCAATGACCTCGGCCAGCTGGGCCACGAGAAGCCCCGCAAGAAACCAG AACAGGTCGTGGCCCTAGATGCCCAGATCATTGTGCTCATATCATGCGGGGAAGCCCACACTCTCGCACTCAACGACAAGGGACAAGTCTTTGCCTGGGGACTGGCATCTGATGGCCAACTGGGCTTTGTCAACTCTGAAGAATGTGTCCGGGTGCCAAG AAACATCAAGAGTTTATCAGATGTCTGCATCACGCAAGTGGCATGTGGATACCGtcattctctcgctcttgcCAAAG GAGGCCAGGTCTTCTCCTGGGGCCAGAACAAGTATGGGCAGCTGGGCCTGGGAACGGTGGGGGCATCCGTCTCGTCCCCCCAGGTCATCCAGTCCCTGCTGGGGATCCCCTTCTCCCAGGTCGCCGCCGGAGGGGCGCATAGTTTCGCCCTCACCTTCTCCGGGGGCGTATTCGGATGGGGCCGCAACAAGTTCGGGCAACTCGGACTGAATGACAGCAACG ACCGGCATTTTCCAGTTCTCCTAAAGACTCTGCGGTCCCAGAGAGTTGTGTACATCTGCTGTGGAGAGGACCACACTGCCGCACTTACAAAG GAGGGAGGAGTGTTCACGTTTGGAGCAGGAGGGTATGGGCAGCTAGGCCACAACAGCACTAACCACGAGATCAATCCCCGCAAGGTGTTCGAGCTCATGGGAAACATAGTCACGCAAATCGCCTGTGGCAG GCAGCACACACTGGCCTTCATCTCCACCTCAGGGAAGATCAACTCCTTCGGGCTGGGCGGCAATGGGCAGCTGGGCACACGTTCCACCTGCAACAGGAAGAGCCCTGCACTGGTCAAGGGCCCCTGGAGGGCCCTCAACAACCCGGAGCCGGACGACATGCCCTCCG ACTCCGAGCAGGGATACTACGTGAGGCGAATCTTTGCCGGAGGGGACCAGAGCTTTGCCCACTTTAGTACAGACCAGGTGCGTCCCTGGTGGAGAGCgcatgacaatcag AATGACCTTGCCCCTGTCGATTTCCGAGTGCCTGATCCTCGAGGTCACATCCACACGCTGAGTGCTGACCTCATTCAGAAATGGCTGAGTCACGCTCATGGACGACTGCCGCCCGAAATCTCAAA TGAGATTGATGTTGTGTTCTCCTCAGCGAGTTGCCTCAATGGGAGCTTCTTGTCAACAAG TCACCCAGACCACTACAACACCAGCAGCAAGTGCTCAGGGGTGGATATGAACACCGCTCGCATACTTTTGCACAGAGTGGTCCAACCAGACTATCCACAGATCTCACAGTTG GCGTGTGCGAGTCTGGAGAAGACCCTGCTCCCCAGACTCACGTCCTCTCCCCCAGACATCGAGGCCCTGCGTCTGTACCTCACGCTGCCCGAGTGCTCCCTGCTCCACAACCCCAGCAACTACGCCTCGCTCACCATTCCCCTGGCCAGTGCCACCGTCGGCCTGAAGGAGGCCGCACACACGGTTCTCT GTAACTGGTGGTCGCGGCTGGAGCCTTCCATGTTCCAGCGCAGGGTGGAGCTCTACAAGGAGGTGGTGCTGTACCTGTTGCGCATGCAGAAGGTGGGGGTGCCGCCGTCTGAGCTGAAGATGCTCACCTGCTTCCTGCACCATTCGCTCAAGCTCCTGGGCCTTCTGCACGCC GTCAACGAGGCAGCTGGACAAATCATCCAGTACGACAAGTTCTACATCCACGAACTGGACGAGCTGATCGACATCCGAAACGACTACATCAACTGGATCCAGCAACAG CATGGAGACAGCTTCCCTGTGACGATGTGCAAATACCCATTTGTGTTTGACGCTCAGGCAAAGACCACGCTCTTGCAGACCGACGCTGTCATCCAAATGCAG atagccGTAGACCAGGCTCAGCGGCAGAACTTCAGCTCGCTCTTCCTCCCCGTGGTGGAGTCGGTGAACCCCTGCCTCATCCTCATCGTGCGGCGCGAGAACATCGTGGGCGACACCATGGAGGTGCTGCGCAAGTCCAAAAACGTGGACTACAAAAAGCCCCTCAAG gtTATCTTTGTAGGGGAGGAGGCGGTGGACGCTGGAGGTGTGAGGAAGGAGTTCTTCCTTCTCATCATGAGAGAGCTGCTTGACCCCAGGTACGGAATGTTCCGCTACCACGAGGAATCCCGCCTCATCTGGTTTGCCAACAAG ACGTTTGAGGACATCGACCTGTTCCACCTGATCGGGGCCATCTGTGGCCTGGCCATTTATAACCTGACCATCGTGGAGCTCAACTTCCCCCTGGTGCTCTATAAGAAGCTCCTCCAGAGGTCCCCCACCCTGGACGACCTGAAGGAGATGATGCCCGACGTGGGGAG gagtctgcagcagctgctggatTACACAGAGGACGACATCGAAGACACCTTCTGTCTCAACTTCACA GTCACAGAGGACAACTATGGAGCGACGGAAGTCTTGGAGTTAATCCCTAACGGGGCCGACATAAATGTGAACAAGTCCAACAG GCAGGAGTTTGTGAACGCGTATGTGGATTACATCTTCAACAAGTCTGTGGCGCCACTGTTTGAAGCCTTCGCTGCTGGATTCCACAAGGTGTGCGGTGGCAAAGTGCTGCTTCTCTTCCAGCCCAGCGAGCTGCAGGCCATGGTCATTGGGAACACTAACTACGACTGGAAAGAGCTGGAGAAG AACACAGAGTATAAAGGGGAGTACTGGGCCGATCATCCCACCATCAAGGCCTTCTGGGAAGTTTTTCACGATCTGCCTTTGGAGAAGAAGAAGCAATTTCTCT tgttccTCACAGGAAGTGACCGCATCCCCATCCTGGGCATGAGGAGCCTGAAGCTGGTGATCCAGCCCACGGGTGGGGGCGAGCAGTACCTGCCGGTGGCCCACACCTGCTTCAACCTGCTGGACCTGCCCAAGTACAACAGCGCCGCCATGCTGCGCAACAAACTGCTGGAGGCCATCGAGCACAACCAGGGCTTCAACCTGGCCTGA